Proteins encoded together in one Myxococcus stipitatus window:
- a CDS encoding TetR/AcrR family transcriptional regulator, protein MATRTSTAPAPASRPPRRTQQERRETTRRKLLDATIETLVELGHARLTTVEVAKRAGVSQGALFTHFDTKEELLAAAVEHLFPRLIQDYLAGVGARPSGKDRIASAVDMLWAAYQRPELQAAIELYVAARTDTALQVALAAVDGPHRRNLHRVARELFPEAAAEHPDFDAVVELALDAVQGAAVGGSARPDDPAHRRMLDALTRFMRSAFTPPESPRRRRTRS, encoded by the coding sequence ATGGCCACCCGGACGAGCACCGCGCCAGCGCCCGCCTCGCGTCCGCCGCGACGCACGCAGCAGGAGCGCCGTGAGACGACGCGCCGCAAGCTGCTGGACGCCACCATCGAGACGCTGGTGGAGCTGGGCCACGCCCGGCTGACGACGGTGGAGGTGGCGAAGCGGGCGGGCGTGTCGCAGGGCGCCCTCTTCACCCACTTCGACACGAAGGAGGAGCTGCTCGCCGCGGCGGTGGAGCACCTCTTCCCGCGCCTCATCCAGGACTACCTCGCGGGCGTGGGCGCGCGTCCCTCCGGCAAGGACCGCATCGCGTCCGCGGTGGACATGCTGTGGGCGGCCTACCAGCGCCCGGAGCTCCAGGCGGCCATCGAGCTGTACGTGGCGGCGCGCACGGACACCGCGCTCCAGGTGGCGCTGGCCGCGGTGGATGGGCCGCACCGGCGGAACCTGCACCGGGTGGCCCGGGAGTTGTTCCCGGAGGCCGCCGCCGAGCACCCGGACTTCGACGCCGTGGTGGAGCTGGCGCTGGACGCCGTGCAGGGCGCGGCGGTGGGGGGCAGCGCCCGTCCGGACGACCCAGCCCACCGTCGCATGCTCGACGCCCTCACCCGCTTCATGCGCAGCGCCTTCACTCCGCCCGAAAGTCCACGCCGCCGACGCACCCGTTCCTGA
- a CDS encoding sterol desaturase family protein, whose product MDATHIPDLITPAIPVFIITVLAEALWVKKLRDEGRSMVGHTLKDSAASLSMGLGNVFINVVWKGVAFAGYLALYHLTPLRVGTGPWAWVLLFFAEDLCYYWFHRVHHESRFFWASHVVHHSSQHYNLSTALRQTWTPPTGWAFWAPLALLGFHPVMIIVQQSVSLLYQYWIHTETIGRLPRPLEWVLNTPSHHRVHHASNPRYLDKNYAGILIIWDRLFGTFEPETERPVYGLTKNLQTFNPLRIATHEFVAIARDALKPGSWKQRLSYVFRNPAWKPGGDAPPSPPSAPTPAPEPARTSA is encoded by the coding sequence ATGGACGCCACACACATTCCCGACCTCATCACTCCGGCCATCCCGGTGTTCATCATCACGGTGCTCGCCGAGGCCCTCTGGGTGAAGAAGCTGCGGGACGAGGGGCGGTCCATGGTGGGGCATACGCTGAAGGACTCGGCGGCCAGCCTCTCCATGGGGCTGGGCAACGTGTTCATCAACGTGGTGTGGAAGGGCGTGGCCTTCGCCGGCTACCTCGCGCTGTACCACCTGACGCCGCTGCGGGTGGGCACGGGCCCGTGGGCCTGGGTGCTGCTCTTCTTCGCGGAGGACCTCTGCTACTACTGGTTCCACCGCGTCCACCACGAGAGCCGCTTCTTCTGGGCCTCGCACGTGGTGCACCACTCCAGCCAGCACTACAACCTGTCGACGGCGCTGCGCCAGACGTGGACACCTCCCACGGGCTGGGCGTTCTGGGCGCCGCTGGCGCTGCTGGGCTTCCATCCGGTGATGATCATCGTCCAGCAGTCGGTGAGCCTGCTGTATCAGTACTGGATCCACACGGAGACCATCGGCCGGTTGCCCCGTCCGCTGGAGTGGGTGCTGAACACGCCGTCGCACCACCGCGTCCACCACGCCTCCAACCCGCGCTACCTCGACAAGAACTACGCGGGCATCCTCATCATCTGGGACCGGCTCTTCGGCACCTTCGAGCCGGAGACGGAGCGGCCCGTGTACGGGCTGACGAAGAACCTCCAGACGTTCAACCCGCTGCGCATCGCGACCCACGAGTTCGTCGCCATCGCGCGGGACGCGCTGAAGCCGGGCTCCTGGAAGCAGCGGCTGAGCTACGTGTTCCGCAACCCCGCCTGGAAGCCCGGCGGTGACGCGCCGCCGAGCCCGCCCTCCGCCCCCACGCCGGCGCCGGAGCCGGCGCGGACGTCGGCCTGA
- a CDS encoding glucose-6-phosphate isomerase, with product MTERELWERYQRYLSVVPTLGFTLDVSRMNFAADFVERMRPRVEEAFTQMEALEKGAIANPDENRKVGHYWLRAPELAPEPALAKEITDTVAAIHAFAKDVHAGRVKPQKAQRFTHLLLVGIGGSALGPQLVADALTSNDDAMQVTFFDNTDPDGMDRVLGQQLGGRLAETLTVVISKSGGTKETRNGMLEAERAYKAKGLDFAQHAVAITGAGSELDQHARKQGWLRTFPMWDWVGGRTSVMSAVGLLPARLQGLDIDAMLAGAKEMDIATRERDPVKNPAALLALMWFHAGDGRGLKDMVILPYKDRLLLMSRYLQQLVMESLGKEKDLDGQVVNQGIAVYGNKGSTDQHAYVQQLREGVPNFFATFIEVLKDREGPSMEVEGGITSGDYLLGFLLGTRRALYEKGRESITLTVPDVSARTLGGLVALYERAVGFYASLVHINAYHQPGVEAGKKAATSVLELQKKLVARLREARAEARSAEQLAADVGQPNEVETVFKILEHLAANPERGIQRSGQPGPAGARFRAG from the coding sequence ATGACCGAGCGTGAGCTGTGGGAGCGGTATCAGCGATATCTGAGCGTCGTCCCGACCCTGGGGTTCACGCTCGACGTCTCGCGCATGAACTTCGCGGCGGACTTCGTGGAGCGGATGCGGCCTCGCGTGGAGGAGGCCTTCACCCAGATGGAGGCGCTGGAGAAGGGCGCCATCGCCAACCCGGACGAGAACCGCAAGGTGGGCCACTACTGGCTGCGCGCGCCGGAGCTGGCCCCGGAGCCCGCGCTGGCGAAGGAAATCACCGACACGGTGGCGGCCATCCACGCCTTCGCGAAGGACGTGCACGCCGGTCGGGTGAAGCCGCAGAAGGCGCAGCGCTTCACGCACCTGTTGCTGGTGGGCATCGGCGGCTCGGCGCTGGGGCCGCAGTTGGTGGCGGACGCGCTGACGTCGAATGACGACGCGATGCAGGTGACGTTCTTCGACAACACCGACCCGGACGGCATGGACCGGGTGCTGGGCCAGCAGCTCGGCGGGCGGCTCGCGGAGACGCTGACGGTCGTCATCAGCAAGTCCGGTGGGACGAAGGAGACGCGCAACGGCATGTTGGAGGCCGAGCGCGCCTACAAGGCGAAGGGGCTCGACTTCGCCCAGCACGCGGTGGCCATCACCGGCGCGGGCAGCGAGCTGGACCAGCACGCGCGCAAGCAGGGCTGGCTGCGCACCTTCCCCATGTGGGACTGGGTTGGCGGGCGCACGTCGGTGATGTCGGCGGTGGGCCTGCTGCCCGCGCGGCTCCAGGGCCTGGACATCGACGCGATGCTGGCGGGCGCGAAGGAGATGGACATCGCCACGCGCGAGCGCGACCCGGTGAAGAACCCGGCGGCGCTGCTCGCGCTGATGTGGTTCCACGCGGGCGACGGCCGCGGCCTGAAGGACATGGTCATCCTGCCGTACAAGGACCGGCTCCTCTTGATGTCGCGCTACCTCCAGCAGCTCGTCATGGAGTCGCTCGGCAAGGAGAAGGACCTGGATGGCCAGGTGGTGAACCAGGGCATCGCCGTCTACGGGAACAAGGGCTCCACGGACCAGCATGCGTACGTGCAGCAGCTGCGCGAGGGCGTGCCCAACTTCTTCGCCACCTTCATCGAGGTGCTGAAGGACCGCGAGGGCCCGTCCATGGAGGTGGAGGGCGGCATCACCAGCGGTGACTACCTGCTGGGCTTCCTGCTCGGCACGCGCCGCGCGCTGTACGAGAAGGGCCGCGAGTCCATCACGCTGACGGTGCCGGACGTGAGCGCGCGCACGCTGGGCGGGCTCGTCGCGCTGTACGAGCGCGCGGTCGGCTTCTACGCGAGCCTCGTGCACATCAACGCCTACCACCAGCCGGGCGTCGAGGCTGGCAAGAAGGCCGCCACGTCCGTGCTGGAGCTCCAGAAGAAGCTCGTGGCGCGGTTGAGGGAGGCTCGCGCGGAGGCGCGCAGCGCGGAGCAGCTCGCCGCCGACGTCGGCCAGCCCAACGAGGTGGAGACGGTGTTCAAGATTCTCGAGCACCTGGCCGCCAACCCCGAGCGCGGCATCCAGCGCTCCGGACAGCCCGGCCCCGCGGGCGCGCGGTTCCGCGCGGGCTGA
- a CDS encoding alpha/beta fold hydrolase, with protein sequence MYRRTFLELMAGTFALCVLPGCAGRAGQAGGSSLGVGHAEGPLDAAAYRAERRYLETRFGRIAYLERGTGDAALFLHGFPLNSFQWRGSIERLSPFRRCVAPDFMGLGYTEVAQGQSYAPAEQVAMLVTLLDRLSISTVDLVANDSGGAIAQLFLAHHPDRVRTVLLTNCDVETECPPAAVLPVIEMARKGTYVDQWLAPWLADKVLARSDQGIGGMTYTRPAELSDETIEYYFAPLVRSQRGRDQVHAYTLALEANSLAGIGPALAKSTVPTRILWGTGDTIFSQSSADHLDKAFGNSRGVRRIPGARLFFPEEYPDLIAEEARALWGVR encoded by the coding sequence ATGTATCGGAGGACGTTCCTCGAGCTGATGGCAGGGACGTTCGCGCTGTGCGTGTTGCCCGGTTGCGCGGGGAGAGCGGGGCAGGCCGGTGGCTCGTCGCTCGGGGTGGGGCACGCGGAAGGGCCGCTGGACGCCGCGGCCTACCGGGCCGAGCGGCGCTATCTGGAGACACGCTTCGGTCGCATCGCGTACCTCGAGCGGGGCACGGGCGACGCGGCCCTGTTCCTCCATGGCTTCCCGCTCAACAGCTTCCAGTGGCGAGGCTCCATCGAGCGTCTGTCTCCCTTCCGGCGCTGCGTCGCCCCCGATTTCATGGGCCTCGGCTACACGGAGGTCGCGCAGGGACAGAGCTACGCCCCCGCCGAGCAGGTCGCCATGCTCGTCACCCTGTTGGACAGGCTCTCCATCTCCACGGTGGACCTCGTCGCGAACGACAGTGGTGGGGCCATCGCCCAGCTCTTCCTCGCCCATCACCCGGACCGCGTCCGGACGGTGCTCCTCACCAACTGTGACGTGGAGACGGAGTGCCCACCCGCGGCCGTGCTCCCCGTCATCGAGATGGCGCGCAAGGGCACCTACGTGGACCAGTGGCTCGCGCCCTGGCTCGCGGACAAGGTGCTCGCGCGCTCCGACCAGGGCATCGGTGGCATGACGTACACGCGTCCCGCCGAGCTGTCGGACGAGACCATCGAGTACTACTTCGCGCCGCTCGTGCGCTCCCAGCGAGGGAGGGACCAGGTGCACGCGTACACCCTGGCGCTGGAGGCCAACTCCCTGGCGGGTATCGGCCCCGCGCTCGCGAAGAGCACCGTCCCCACGCGCATCCTCTGGGGGACCGGAGACACCATCTTCTCGCAGTCGAGCGCCGACCACCTCGACAAGGCCTTCGGAAACTCGCGGGGCGTGCGGCGCATCCCGGGGGCCCGCCTCTTCTTCCCGGAGGAGTATCCCGACCTCATCGCGGAGGAGGCCCGCGCCCTCTGGGGCGTGAGGTGA
- a CDS encoding helix-turn-helix transcriptional regulator — protein sequence MSRTQGASPATALPSSKHELARAGLVRVFEYRCHAEKDAPIEPEQFSFPAISLVRSGVFGFRNERSPQLLSTGFALLSNPGQQYEISHEHAGGDRCIVFRFDEAAINELVGRPPHGAPRRYFAKSVLPPIPRVEALRHLAEQRLAEKSSTLGLEELGLALATTVASQMGSAPKDEAPKHNRGTRDSVYAAIAAIESSSSTEELGLGDLARIAGLSPYHFLRVFKRETGVTPHRFLLQTRVRRALELLRDTSRPVTDIAFDVGFGDLSNFINTFRREVGASPARFRKATPTEWASLARTQAA from the coding sequence ATGAGCCGCACGCAGGGAGCTTCACCGGCAACAGCCCTTCCCTCCTCGAAGCACGAGCTGGCTCGCGCGGGGCTCGTGCGGGTCTTCGAGTATCGCTGCCACGCGGAGAAGGACGCGCCCATCGAGCCGGAGCAGTTCAGCTTCCCCGCCATCAGCCTCGTGCGCTCGGGGGTCTTCGGATTCCGCAACGAGCGCAGCCCCCAGTTGCTCAGCACGGGGTTCGCGCTGCTGTCGAACCCGGGACAGCAGTACGAGATTTCGCACGAGCACGCGGGTGGTGACCGCTGCATCGTCTTCCGCTTCGACGAGGCCGCCATCAACGAGCTGGTGGGCCGGCCTCCGCACGGCGCCCCGCGTCGCTACTTCGCGAAGTCGGTCCTCCCTCCCATCCCGCGTGTCGAGGCGCTCAGGCATCTGGCTGAGCAACGGCTCGCGGAGAAGAGCTCCACCCTGGGGCTGGAGGAGCTGGGGCTCGCGCTCGCGACGACGGTCGCTTCACAGATGGGGAGTGCGCCCAAGGACGAAGCGCCGAAGCACAACCGGGGCACGCGCGACAGCGTCTACGCGGCGATCGCCGCCATCGAGTCCTCCTCTTCCACGGAGGAGCTCGGCCTGGGGGACCTCGCGCGCATCGCGGGGCTGAGCCCGTATCACTTCCTGCGTGTATTCAAGCGTGAAACAGGTGTCACGCCTCATCGCTTCCTCTTGCAGACACGGGTGCGCCGCGCGCTGGAGCTGCTGCGCGACACGAGCCGCCCCGTGACAGACATTGCGTTCGACGTGGGGTTCGGAGACCTGTCGAACTTCATCAACACGTTCCGCCGGGAGGTGGGCGCCTCCCCTGCGCGGTTCCGCAAGGCGACTCCGACGGAGTGGGCCTCGCTCGCCCGCACCCAGGCTGCCTGA